Genomic DNA from Streptacidiphilus rugosus AM-16:
GTGCACCGGCGCGGTCTGGCGCGGGGAGCCGGCCGGGCCGGTGGTGGGCGCGCGGTTCCAGGGGCGGAACCGCAAGGGCGCCGTCCGCTGGAGCACCATGTGCCGGATCGTCGAGGCCGAGCCGGGGCGGGCCTTCGCCTGGGACGTCGACTGGGGTGTGCCGATCGCCCGTTGGACGTTCCGGATCACCCCGGGCGCGGACGGCGGTGCGACGGTCGTGGAGCAGTCCTGGCAGGACCGCCGCGGCCGGGTGATCGCCTGGCTCACCGAGGCCGCGCTCCGCACCGGCCGTCGCGTCGACTGGAACGAGACCACGATGACGGCGACGCTCGCCGCCCTCAAGCGCTCGCTGGAGACCGCGGACGTCTAGGGCTTCCGGCTACTGCTCTTCGAACTGCAGCCAGGAGCGGTGCCAGAGCAGGGCGCACTGCCGGTCGCAGCTCAGTCCGGCCAGCGGTTCGCCCAGACAGCGCAGGCCGTCCAGCTGGTACCACTCGCCGACCGGGTACTGCCAGCGCGGCAGCGCCCGCGGGCGGACCTCGCGGAGCACCGGCAGCCGCAGCCCGACGTAGCGGGCCATCGCCGCGTGGAACGGGACGCCGAGCAGCGTGCCGTCCGAGCCGAGCGTCTGCTGGATCTCCTGCAGGCTGCGGACGGTGGCGTGCCTGGTCGGCGTGGGCAGCGGGGCCGGGGCCTCGGCCGGGCGCAGCCACGCGTCGCGGAAGAGCAGCGCGCAGCCGAGTCCGCAGCCCTCGTCCTCCGGCCCCGCCCCGGCGCAGGTGCCGCCGCGCAGGGTGACCGTGCGGCCGATCCTGCGCATCCGGTAGTGATCGTCCATCATGCGCCGCACCACGTGCTCGACCTGGTACGTCCCGCCGCAGAAGGACCACTGGCTGCCGGTGAACCAGAGCCCGCCCAGCCGGTCGTCGGCGTCGAGCGTGGCCCGGATCTCCTCGGCGCCGAGCACCGTCACCCACGTGCCGACCGCGAACGCGGAGGCCGTGCCCTGGGCCGGCAGGCCCGACAGCCGCAGCCTCGCGTGCTCGCGGATCCGGCGGGTCGGCCGCAGCACGCTGAACGGGGGGCGGGCGTGGATCGGCAGGCCTTCGTACTGGCAGCGGGCCGCCTGCATCGAAAGCCGGTTCGCAGG
This window encodes:
- a CDS encoding SRPBCC family protein, giving the protein MSTRRDSVSVRTEIAATPDAVWAAVADVTRMGEWSPECTGAVWRGEPAGPVVGARFQGRNRKGAVRWSTMCRIVEAEPGRAFAWDVDWGVPIARWTFRITPGADGGATVVEQSWQDRRGRVIAWLTEAALRTGRRVDWNETTMTATLAALKRSLETADV